One Undibacter mobilis genomic region harbors:
- a CDS encoding chemotaxis protein CheW → MNLPATEHNAVDHRVEPTSRSTAPATATEFISFAIGDEQYGVDIMAVREIKGWSDITHLPKQPDYVRGVLNLRGAIVPIVDLRCRFGQGLTETSPLHIVIIVQIGDRQVGLIGDRVLDIVAVTAAQIQPVPRTGHADSTSFLAGLVSNEDVMIALIDLPNLLADHDGNDSRTVMLDA, encoded by the coding sequence ATGAACCTGCCTGCGACTGAACACAATGCAGTGGATCACCGTGTCGAACCGACATCCCGATCCACCGCGCCGGCCACAGCCACCGAATTCATCAGTTTTGCCATCGGCGATGAACAATACGGCGTCGACATCATGGCCGTACGCGAAATCAAGGGCTGGTCTGACATCACTCATCTGCCGAAGCAGCCGGACTATGTCCGCGGAGTGCTCAATCTGCGTGGCGCTATCGTCCCGATCGTCGACCTGCGCTGTCGGTTCGGCCAAGGTCTGACCGAAACCTCACCCTTGCACATCGTCATCATCGTTCAGATCGGCGACCGCCAGGTCGGCCTCATCGGCGACCGCGTGCTTGATATCGTCGCCGTGACGGCCGCGCAGATCCAGCCGGTGCCGCGCACCGGGCACGCTGATTCGACCAGTTTCCTTGCCGGCCTGGTGTCGAATGAGGACGTCATGATTGCCCTGATAGACCTGCCAAATCTCCTCGCCGATCACGATGGCAACGACTCCAGGACCGTCATGCTCGACGCCTGA
- a CDS encoding methyl-accepting chemotaxis protein, giving the protein MNLLLNLKIAHKLALSFAAVIAVLLALTAIVLNSLSAMEKAQSWNTHTYRVLEVAGKLVSDMVDRETGLRGYLIAGDEKFLEPMKAGEANFAQNFKAIKALTSDNPVQQDRLDKVKALEEQWATQVGKVEIELMRNPATREQARSMEAGGAGKTSMDGIRSIMAQVDKMERDLLAVRQAASDSAGRFATWAMVGGSVITIVFAIFFGFFLTKTVATPIVSVVAQLKKVSEGDFNVTMTGLGRKDEVGQIAGAGEMIVERFGDTIATIKVSSSEVTNAAVEIANATTDLSQRTEEQAASLEETSSSMEEMSATVKKNAENAKQASDLAVSARDVANRGGAVVTKTVEAMAQIEDSSTKISNIIVVIDEIARQTNLLALNAAVEAARAGEAGRGFAVVASEVRSLAQRSSQAAKDIKDLINSSSTQVKDGVELVNKVGQSLDEIVTSIQKVTAVVSEIASASIEQSTGITEITKALSQMDVVTQQNSALVEENAATAKTLEQQAKAMSNDQRIAFFRPRVKGHSATAQVGQHAPAPRVEPSATPASKTVPQRTPAGTKAAPARRTAGTARGMQTALATAVNDEWQQF; this is encoded by the coding sequence ATGAACCTCCTGCTCAACTTGAAGATTGCACACAAACTCGCCCTGTCATTCGCAGCAGTAATTGCCGTTCTCCTGGCGTTGACTGCCATTGTTCTGAACAGCCTGTCAGCCATGGAGAAGGCGCAGAGCTGGAACACGCATACCTATCGGGTTCTTGAAGTCGCCGGAAAGCTTGTCAGCGACATGGTCGATCGCGAAACCGGATTGCGCGGCTATCTCATCGCTGGCGACGAGAAATTCCTCGAGCCAATGAAAGCAGGCGAAGCCAACTTCGCTCAGAATTTCAAAGCAATCAAAGCCCTAACATCGGACAACCCCGTCCAGCAGGATCGGCTCGACAAAGTAAAGGCGCTTGAGGAGCAATGGGCGACGCAGGTCGGCAAGGTTGAAATCGAACTGATGCGCAATCCCGCCACCCGCGAGCAGGCCCGGTCGATGGAGGCCGGCGGCGCCGGCAAGACGTCCATGGACGGCATCCGCAGCATTATGGCGCAGGTCGACAAAATGGAGCGCGACCTTCTGGCCGTACGCCAGGCCGCCAGCGATTCGGCGGGACGTTTCGCGACCTGGGCCATGGTTGGCGGCTCAGTGATCACGATTGTGTTCGCGATCTTTTTCGGGTTCTTCCTGACGAAGACTGTGGCAACCCCGATAGTTTCGGTCGTGGCCCAGCTCAAGAAGGTTTCCGAAGGCGACTTCAATGTCACGATGACCGGCCTCGGCCGCAAAGACGAAGTCGGCCAGATTGCCGGAGCCGGCGAAATGATCGTCGAGCGTTTTGGTGACACCATTGCCACGATCAAAGTCTCGTCCAGCGAGGTTACCAACGCCGCGGTTGAGATCGCCAACGCCACCACCGATCTCTCCCAGCGTACGGAAGAACAGGCCGCAAGCCTTGAGGAGACTTCATCCTCAATGGAAGAGATGTCTGCCACCGTTAAGAAGAATGCGGAAAACGCCAAGCAGGCAAGCGATCTCGCGGTCAGTGCCCGCGATGTCGCAAACCGCGGCGGTGCGGTCGTGACCAAGACGGTCGAAGCCATGGCCCAGATCGAAGATTCATCGACGAAAATCTCCAACATCATCGTCGTCATCGATGAAATCGCCCGTCAGACCAACCTCCTCGCTCTCAACGCGGCCGTCGAGGCAGCGCGGGCCGGCGAAGCAGGGCGCGGTTTCGCTGTCGTTGCTTCCGAAGTTCGCAGCCTGGCGCAGCGCTCCTCGCAAGCGGCCAAGGACATCAAGGACCTCATCAACAGCAGCAGCACTCAAGTGAAGGACGGCGTCGAACTGGTCAACAAAGTCGGCCAGTCGCTCGATGAAATCGTCACCTCCATTCAGAAGGTTACTGCCGTCGTTTCCGAAATCGCCAGCGCCAGCATCGAGCAGTCGACCGGCATCACCGAGATCACGAAAGCTCTTTCGCAGATGGATGTCGTGACGCAACAAAACTCGGCGCTGGTGGAAGAGAACGCCGCCACCGCCAAGACGCTCGAACAGCAGGCCAAAGCGATGTCGAACGATCAACGGATCGCGTTCTTCCGCCCGCGCGTGAAAGGTCACTCGGCAACGGCGCAGGTGGGGCAACATGCTCCTGCGCCGAGAGTCGAGCCGTCTGCCACGCCGGCGTCAAAGACCGTGCCGCAACGTACTCCCGCCGGCACTAAGGCTGCGCCAGCCCGGCGCACTGCCGGAACCGCGCGCGGCATGCAGACCGCACTCGCCACGGCCGTTAACGACGAGTGGCAGCAATTCTAG